The DNA window TCTGATCGCAATGAAGCGAATGAAGGGGAAGATTACACCTACGATCGCGAACATGTGATCACATTGCGTCGTATGGCTGGCGGTATCGAGTTTTATTGGCAGTGGGAAAACGAAGGTAAAGATGTTCGCTGTGTCCGGCACTGGAGTAATACTGGGTATGATGCTCAGTACAACTGGAACGATGACGAACACAGTGTCGAGGTTGTCTATCCGGATGGCAGCAGTGCCGCTTATCAACATGATGATAACGCCAAACTGCTGAGTACAACGGATCCGGATGGTGCGCAACGTGTACAAGAATATGATGAGTCCGGTAACCTTGTTAGAGACGTCGATCCTTTAGGTAATGAAACCTTGCATACCTATGATGAGGCGGGATTTAGAGCTTCAACCACCGATCCCGAAGGCAACGTTACCCAGTTTAGTTATTTACAAGGCAAGATTTTTAAAGTCACTAAGGGTAAAGCCAAGTGGCGCTTTTTCCATAACTACGAAGGCGATTTAACCGAGAAAAAAGATCCGGCGGGTCACACCACGCTGTATACCTATAACGAGCAAGGCAACCTATCAAAAATTACGTACCCAGATGGCAGTGAGCATACGCTGTCGTGGAACCGTTTAGGGATGCTGATTGGCGAAACGTTGCCCGATGGCTCAACGACCCGTTACCGCCATGATATTTCTGGCCGAGTGATTTACGAGCAATCGTCTGTTGGTGGGGTTACCGAATACCAATGGGACAAAGCTGATCGCCTGATCTACCTTAAACGCGCCAATGGCACGTCGCAGTCTTTTACGTATAACGCTTACGGTAAAGTCACCAGCGTAGTGGATGAAAAAGGCCATAAAACCGAGTATCAGTACGGTGACAACAGCCATCTTGTGAGCCGAGTGATCCACGCCGATGGCACGAGCTTGCGCTACCGCTATGACAATGTGAAAAACTTCGTTAGTGACATTACCAACGAACGCGGTGAAACCTATCACATTGATTACCATTCCAATGGCTTAGTGAGTAAAGAAACCACCTTTGATGGGCGGAGCTTGGCGTACACCTATGACCTCAACGGTCAGCTTTTAAGTAAAGTGGAAACTGGCACCAACGGCACTGAGCTTGAAACGACGTTTGAGCGTGATGCGCTTGGGCGCTTACTGGTTAAAACGCTGCCTGATGGGTCAAAAATAGAGTATCAATACGATCAAAATGGCAATCTTACGTCGGTCGATGATGGTGAAACGCCGTTAGCGTGGCGCTATGACATTATGGATCGCGTGATTGAATCGCACGCGGGGTGGTCATCACAATTCTATGAATATGACGAGCTAGGGCTGCTGAGTCAATGGCAACTGCCGGATAGCAATGTCTTGTCGTATCAGCGTGCCAAAGGCGGCGTGTTAAGAGCGATACATCTCAATGACGAAGTATTAACGCAGCACATCTACCAAAATGGGCTGGAAGTGATGCGCAATCAAGGTGAGCTTAAAAGTCATTTCAACTATGACGACCAAGGCCGCCTCGTTAATCAATCGCACATGGTGCAAGGGCGTGAAAAGCAGCGCCGCCAATACGCGTATGATGGCGCGGGCAACCTGACGCACATCACCGATAAGCAGCGCGGCGACACGTTTTATGATTACGACCCACTGTCTCGGTTAACCGCGGTACGTGGCAATTTGGATGAGCAATTTACGCACGATGCGACCAGTAACCTCATACCGAATCACCTCAACCTGAAAAACAGTGAACTATTTGAGCATGCGCCGGGTAACCAACTGCAAATTCATGGTGATAGCCACTACGAATACGATGAGTTCGGCCGTTTAATTAAAGAGAGCCGCGGCAAACAGCAACGCTTAGTCACGCACTATGAGTACGATTGCCAGCATCGCTTAATCAAGGCCACGATGCCCGATGGCAGCCAAGCGCATTACCGCTACGATGCCTTTGGTCGCCGTATCGAAAAACGAGTGATGGACAAAACCGGTGTGGAAACTATCACCGAGTTTTTATGGCAAGGCGATAATCTCATCGCGGAAATGACCAACAGCGAGCAGTATCAAAGCTATGTGTATGA is part of the Vibrio zhugei genome and encodes:
- a CDS encoding RHS repeat-associated core domain-containing protein, whose product is MARHAKAVAVLGKIENIVKIVQKDADDNIALIKKLSTSGKGDFNRSQKKSQRVNDVTQEGASAQKRKGQSHTEITEKQSRDQENTPAKNHNGDSTQSEKNTCTDGCPVSMVTGEELLSIEDVSLPSVINFTFKRTYRTSAVELNDGLGYGWSHSLSHQLTFAGGQVHWRNDENATVALPEPSTTRPAIYNLLGGAAVFLGDKPNEYILAAPGSDFLHFERKGDTGYLSKISDNYGNVLVIMRDRFKRPQAVINPAGIALWLDYQHDAISGIELRTFSDDDAGQRQWHTERVLHRYHYDDVGHLVSDRNEANEGEDYTYDREHVITLRRMAGGIEFYWQWENEGKDVRCVRHWSNTGYDAQYNWNDDEHSVEVVYPDGSSAAYQHDDNAKLLSTTDPDGAQRVQEYDESGNLVRDVDPLGNETLHTYDEAGFRASTTDPEGNVTQFSYLQGKIFKVTKGKAKWRFFHNYEGDLTEKKDPAGHTTLYTYNEQGNLSKITYPDGSEHTLSWNRLGMLIGETLPDGSTTRYRHDISGRVIYEQSSVGGVTEYQWDKADRLIYLKRANGTSQSFTYNAYGKVTSVVDEKGHKTEYQYGDNSHLVSRVIHADGTSLRYRYDNVKNFVSDITNERGETYHIDYHSNGLVSKETTFDGRSLAYTYDLNGQLLSKVETGTNGTELETTFERDALGRLLVKTLPDGSKIEYQYDQNGNLTSVDDGETPLAWRYDIMDRVIESHAGWSSQFYEYDELGLLSQWQLPDSNVLSYQRAKGGVLRAIHLNDEVLTQHIYQNGLEVMRNQGELKSHFNYDDQGRLVNQSHMVQGREKQRRQYAYDGAGNLTHITDKQRGDTFYDYDPLSRLTAVRGNLDEQFTHDATSNLIPNHLNLKNSELFEHAPGNQLQIHGDSHYEYDEFGRLIKESRGKQQRLVTHYEYDCQHRLIKATMPDGSQAHYRYDAFGRRIEKRVMDKTGVETITEFLWQGDNLIAEMTNSEQYQSYVYEPGTFRPLALLKGEGQGAEVYHYHLDQIGTPLDITTPQGDTVWSVQYRAYGNVFKKTVAEIDSPLRFQGQYFDAETGLHYNRHRYYNPSAGRFITIDPIGLAGGLNNYQYVPNPTGWVDPLGLASVEGDCVCGGSVPYNSRAIRDGLEKKYGSENVISTTVPPVSGKNVKWASKRHPVTGVPYDLKGYPIFDDYSVYDTRIPTSKFNDLSYTQQMKAASIDLKESIENGHIPKSRFSSTQLEAINAGKSKIPGVTWHHHQDWGRMQLVPHRIHSKTGHIGGESMSKGK